GGCGTGTGAGGAATATATATGGGCTCTGTAAATCGGAGACGAAAGAttttctatttccttttttttttttttttggggggggttGGGGGTGAGTGTTTCTCTGTTCTCAGTTTTTGTTAACGTGATTTTTGTCTAAATTTATGGAAATGTGTCTTTAAatcgaaaacaaaaaaagatttggaaaaggttaatttatataaaaaataataataataatgataattgaATGGGAAGGGATTTGGTTCATGCTGGTCCTCCCATTCATTCCTTTTATACTTAATGGGAGAACGAACACTGTATGTTTGTGGTACACGTTTTGATGTGTCTGCATGCATGCCGTGGCGTGTGGCTTTACCTACCCTtctcatttttatataaataaatgcatAATGTAAAGGCaccaaaaacaatatttttattttttataataaaaaattttattcataatcttCGTACATCAAAcgtcatatataatttttttttcttattaaatatataatatataaataataagtaaaaaaatttaattaatttaaaaatataaaatttcataaatatgaCGTATAATATGTAGAGATGATGAATGTCAAAAAagtcattttataattttgccaccataatttttttaattgaaaaattagaTCTCGATTTATAAAACGTAAAACTTTAAGTTCTAACTTTACTATTAACCATTTTGAGTGCAGACTATTTTCTTGGTACATGACCCAAGTTATAATTTAAGGACTTGTTTGGTTGTAAAAATAgatgagattaaagttaaaagttaaataaaatattgtcagaatataattttttagttaaaattttattttaaaattttaaaattttgaattatttattatattttatgtaaaaatttaaaaaaaaaaattaaaataattatatccaatgaaatgatttgtataagcaAACGAGTAACTAAGAAAACTCGAGAGAGATCATTAATGCACCGAATAAGTATTTTAAAGTTAAAGGGGACACTtgaaataatcttttattatttatactaatttatgcacactctttaaaaagaaatttagaatttgtataaaaaaaaaatactataaatataaataaattatataaaaataaattcacaaattagaACCACGTTTAACTTGAGGTGCATGCCCCAACCATACTCCTACAGTAAGCAACTCAGTCGTTGCAGATTTATGGGATGCATATCCCTTCCACATAGCTCCTGATCCAGACATAGCACGATACCAATGTTGAAATTATGCTCTCGATTGTAGCCAACTCCATGCTAGAAGAAATTGACTTTGTTCCCATATTTGGTAGGATAAAATCTTCGGCTTGAGCAAAATGCAACATAGACGCGTTCTTGCAACTTGACCTGAGTATCACTTCTCAAACCAACTTCAAGGGATCTAGAAAGCAATGCAAAGTAGAACCTGACAGGAAATACTCTCCCAGCTTTCCGCCCCATGGGCAGTAGATCAAGTACACCTTGAAGGATTGCTGCAAATTTGTTATTTGTACAATCATTCCCAATTTTCTCGTTGGAGTTCTCCCAAAATTGGCGCGTCTTCTTGGAGGGTATCCACTTGTTTGCGTAAAAAACAATGATGGGGctcatatatttttctttcatacctTGTCTTCTCAAGGAccctattatttttttgaaaaatccaaATGGTAAAGCTATCAGATCCTTCATCCAGAGGTCCTTGCTCACGATCTTCTTGAGTGTTTCGCAGTTCCAAGTTTGGTCCCGTCGCCTCTCTGGGTCAAGGATCTCCATGCAAGCCATGAAGGCAAGAGACTCAATGCAGCGGCTCACTATCAGCAACTCCTCTGACCAGGGAAGCAATGCTTGGCACTTTTGAAGTACAATCAGAGTATCATCCCAACTTTGCAGAACCACTTGATTAAGATATAGATCGAACCGCTCGCAGAAGTTGCTGGAGCAGTAATCTTCTGTCATCTCAAGGAACTCTGCGGCACATCGCAGTGCTGCTACATTAAAAGGGTCAACTAACGTGGAGGAGCCATAGATGAATAGCGCAATCATCTCAAAGGTGTCCGATCCCCCAGGGAAGCCTGGTGGTAGGTCAACATCGGTTGAGTCATTTAATCTCTTGTTAAAATATCCATTCTTTGAAGACAGTGGGTTCTGTAACACGAGAAGAGAACTTCAAAATTGTGCTTACTCAAAACATTTTATGCCACTAAATTCAGTCCTTTTACGTTTCAACGCATATATAATCTATTCTGAAGCAATCAGGAAACCCAGCCTCGTGAGGCATTGTAAGATTTGTAAGGAGATAGATGTTCTTTACTTATTATGTAATAACAGACACTCCTAGGTGGACTGACTTTATATTCAGCTTTTCTCATACCTTGTGAAGGTTGAATATTCTATCATCAACTCGAACATAAACAGAAACCGACAAACCAGTCTCTTGGATCCTGAGACagagaaatatattttaacaaacCAGTATCGTTCAAGAATTCAGAACACTTGCAAAGCATgctaattagaaaataaaaatagttctTATGAGCCAATAATCTTACCATGAGATGATTTTGATCTTGAGCAAGGCCCCGATATTAGGTAAAGAGAAAGGACTTGAAACCACTGATCTATCTTTTGGGCACACAACTTCCATTAGTAAGCTAATTTAAGAGCTATAAAACTACAACAATTGATAGAAAGTGGAACTTGAGAAAGCACTCAAGTTATTTTCACTAAAAGCATAAAGATATGCTACTGAATCTCCCTCTCTATCAGTGACCATAAATGCTAGAAACCCGTTTCAACAATCAAAGTAAAAAGGGTACTAGAGCTTCTAGAAGTCAGAAAACCAGTGGGAATAAAATTCAATGGAAGGGGAAAAAGAGGTAGTTTGAGATGGCTTGTCTACACACATTCGTGCATTTCATATTGTAGTCAAAGTCTAGTGCACACGAGCGAAACACGATATCCATATTTTGAGGCTTCAAAACCGTTTATCGAGTGGTGGAAAGTTGAATTCTTGTGCTACTATATACTTGGCCTCGGTCAGAAAAATATGATTGCGTTCTGATCATCTACTAGTTAGTCGCCTTCAAATATGTGTGCCTAGCTTGCACAACAAGATTTTTATATGGGTAAAAGGTTGTACATAATTCATGCGATTAGTCAATATTAATGTGGAACTTATACATATGTGCAGACTAGAATGATGCTCTATAAATTAAAtagaatatttatgaagttggaaaaatatcgtggaaaaatgaaaaaggatgTATGGGAAAATAGAAAAGTAGAGTGAAAGAcggaaaataaactaaaaaaatgaatagaagAAGAGATCATGAAGTGTAGATTAAGTTTTGGAAGCATCTGGAAACAACCAAGACGGCACGGTTTCTCAACATTCGGGTCCTTTGGGAGGGGAATTTTGCTTGCTTTCTCCCAACAACTCTCAATCCCGAGAGTCACTTTTGAATGTTTCGAGAAGACACTAAATTTATCCAGCGGCATTGGTTACAGTACGTATGTATGGATACAGCGTAAGATGTATGTCCTTTCCTTTGGTCTTTGGGTTTCAATGATTTGTACATAACTACGTATCTGCATCAATTCATGCTGATATGTATTATAAATACAttcatgtgtttgaaaaatatgtcaGATGTTCCTCCAAAGTTTGCAGAAGGGAtttatttatgcttttacttcAATCAATCAACATGCCTAGTTTATCTTCAAAGTCGGTCCCAAGTGTTTTGGAATTCCAaaagttgtttatttgtttgcttGCTCGTATGGACCGGAAAATAAATTGAAGATATCACAAGATCATGAGACTTTTAGCTAAGAGAATAAGGACCGCTTAGAATCCAAAGTAGCAGAAAAAAATCTTTAGGAGCATGTTCTCCAACAACTCGGAATCACAATAGCCTCGTACTATAGTCCCAAGAGCAATTATTCTAAGGTGCGACAAATCGAATCCTAGCTTTGTGAATTTAAACATTGATGGTAGTTGCTTGGATAACCGAGAACAGTTTGGTGGGGGTGGGATTATTCGAAGTGCAGAGGGTGATTTTATTGCAGTTTTTCCAAGTCTTGTGATGAAGGAACCAATAATATGGCTGAAGTCTGGACTCTATTTGATGGATACAATCTGAGTTAAACGGAAATTGAGTCCATGCTAATCTTGATCTGATGGAAGAAGAAAGGGAAGGTATTCTGGTCAGTTTGGGAACATTGGAAATTGGTCAAGAAGTGGGCTCATGACGAATGAGTTTCTCCTAAAACACATTTTTCTAAAAGCCAACCAAGTAGTGGAATTCTTGGTAAAACAAGGGGAAATTGGCTGCCATGAAGAGTTCTGATTTTGCCACAAGTTGAGAATAGACAGATTGGATATACCGATCCTTTGACTCAAATGAGATTACTTGTGTATAGATAGTCTATAGATAGAATTTAATCATACCTTACACCTTGTCCTTTGTCAAAGATACATGCTATTTTATTACAGTTTTACTCTGttacatcaataaaattctaCCAGCGGGGTTGTTTGGAAAAAAATCGCATCTCAtgtcaaaatttttcataatttttttctcaaatgttACTTAAAtgcaaatactttttaattttaaatctttaatttttttcatctaatcattacaattttatcaaactctaaatcaaaatataaaaaataatactaatttttcaaatttcaaaacaaaaataatattaaaaaactatattctaataatatttcaattttataatatttttattcatttttttctctttcctttctcaaaactcaataaaacatcttaattcaaatcattttattattgtttataaaattcacatctcatctcatatttcAAACATTTCTATCCATTATAGATGATGGATATATTAGGCTCATCGATATGGTCCATGTAGAGCATCCAAAACAAAAGGTATGGACCCaaattattgttgtttcccttTAGGACCAATTGGAGAGACATTATCTAGTTgtagaatttattttacaaaataatccgatcaaaaaatcaaacaaatgaaGTCAACTAGACAGCACCATCATCATTACTTTATTCTACTATTTATGTGCACAATAGGTATTAACGGCAATATgtcaagaaattttaaaaaaaaaaaaaaaaaaaaaaaaaaagaaagaaagagagagagagagagagagagagagagttaataATTGTGGGCATATGCTTAGCAGGAAGCCCATCAATCAGTACAAAACAAGAGCTAATGGCTAGCTCAAAGCATATCTTTCACTCAAAAAGACATCAACCAATTGGAGACATCAACCAATTGGCCCATTCTCTTCAACGTCCACTTCAGAAAAGAAAGGATCCTGGAGAAGATTAGACGCTGAAGGTCTTGCTCTTGGCTGGCCTATGCACTTCTCAATGAATGCCTTCACTTCCGGATCCGTTACCTCGTTCAAAGCTTGGGGATATACTCCAGTTGTCACCTTCTTGTATATCTTGGCAATACTGTCACATTCGCTGTATGGGATCTCCATTGTCACCATCTCAAGCAGACACATTCCAAAGGAGTAGATGTCAACCATCTCAGTGTAGTCTTCCTCATACAGCTCCGGCGCCATGTACTCTGGGGTTCCTATAATGGAATGTGCTGCATGGCTCTTCCCTACAATTGCTGCAAACCCCAGATCACCAATTTTCACCTATATGGAGATATCATAATCCTTCAGGGTAACAGAATCATAAAATGCTAAACAGAAAATAACATAGATATATGCAACCCcattaaataattctttttggGGAAATAAAATCGAAGGATTGTTGcttttgattgatgttcaactCCTGAACCAAAGTATGCAGGGCGCTGTATGGATCCAGGAAAACCAGAACAGGATTGGAATTTGAGAAACCACCAACTTCTGTTTAGTACAGCTTGAAGAttgggtttatttatttatatatttatttattttgtctcaATCAAGTATGCCAAGTCATCCAATCTCCGAAAACCTTGCGGATTATTTTCAAGTATTATACCAGTCATCTAGTGTTTATAAGTTACTCCGTaaccaaacaattaaaaattaaacactGCCATAAAAGAAATCAAGTGACTGTAAAAACTCCAAATAACAGAGAAACGGACTCAATATTCTAGACGAATTTACGAAACTCAAATTGATTATAatgacaaaaacaaagaaacaggATAACCCAGTTTAGtgcacattaattaaaaaaggaaaaaaaggactTATTACCTGGCCTATGTTTCCATTGATGAAGATGTTACTACAATTGAGATCTCTGTGAATAATGCATGGCTCATGGGTATGCAGAAACTCCAATCCCTCGAGCACCTGCTTTGACCACTTCTTCAAGGCCTTAATGGAAACATGGCGATGCTTCTTCCTGTAATTCCTCAAGTTTCCGGATGTGCACACCTCAGTAATGAAATTCAGAGTGTTACGCTCATCATCCTTCCATACACTGTAGCAAACAAtgatatatttgtttttcaatGCTCGCAACAGCTTAACCTCTGAGTGAAGCCGATTGATGAGCACAGGATCCTCGCTGAAAGTCCTCAACCTAACCTGATTCCAGGCCACCTCTATTCCTTCCTCTTGATCAAAAGCCCTGTAAACTTTCTTCACAGCACCAGCACCAAGCAGATCATCGTACCTCCCAAACCGTCCGGTCGGATCAACCTCAACAAATGGTTCAGTATCACGATCAGATGTGTTCGGGCTCTCAGCAGGCATCTTCAAAGATAAACATAT
The genomic region above belongs to Carya illinoinensis cultivar Pawnee chromosome 4, C.illinoinensisPawnee_v1, whole genome shotgun sequence and contains:
- the LOC122306145 gene encoding probable serine/threonine-protein kinase WNK11 isoform X1; the protein is MPVCYNIASAPPVYPHFQRWLRCFFPSDLHAVSRARSHCRKKLSLLYNYKSELLSSDSLGLAFTRLPQGKMPAESPNTSDRDTEPFVEVDPTGRFGRYDDLLGAGAVKKVYRAFDQEEGIEVAWNQVRLRTFSEDPVLINRLHSEVKLLRALKNKYIIVCYSVWKDDERNTLNFITEVCTSGNLRNYRKKHRHVSIKALKKWSKQVLEGLEFLHTHEPCIIHRDLNCSNIFINGNIGQVKIGDLGFAAIVGKSHAAHSIIGTPEYMAPELYEEDYTEMVDIYSFGMCLLEMVTMEIPYSECDSIAKIYKKVTTGVYPQALNEVTDPEVKAFIEKCIGQPRARPSASNLLQDPFFSEVDVEENGPIG
- the LOC122306145 gene encoding probable serine/threonine-protein kinase WNK11 isoform X2, with amino-acid sequence MPAESPNTSDRDTEPFVEVDPTGRFGRYDDLLGAGAVKKVYRAFDQEEGIEVAWNQVRLRTFSEDPVLINRLHSEVKLLRALKNKYIIVCYSVWKDDERNTLNFITEVCTSGNLRNYRKKHRHVSIKALKKWSKQVLEGLEFLHTHEPCIIHRDLNCSNIFINGNIGQVKIGDLGFAAIVGKSHAAHSIIGTPEYMAPELYEEDYTEMVDIYSFGMCLLEMVTMEIPYSECDSIAKIYKKVTTGVYPQALNEVTDPEVKAFIEKCIGQPRARPSASNLLQDPFFSEVDVEENGPIG